One Methanobrevibacter sp. V74 DNA window includes the following coding sequences:
- the tpiA gene encoding triose-phosphate isomerase produces the protein MDTPIVILNYKTYLESSGLNALELAHDLESASNESGIAMVAVPQSADIYRISEETSLPLFAQHIDAVSPGGHTGSNLISTLIEAGISGSLINHSEQRMKLADIAEVVKLCRENEIESCVCTNNLETSKAVATLTPDAVAVEPPELIGTGIPVSQAQPEVVEDTVKEVKAINKNVKVLCGAGITTGEDMKAAMDLSADGVLLASGIIKAESPKDALLDLVSKL, from the coding sequence ATGGACACTCCAATTGTAATATTAAATTATAAAACTTATTTGGAATCAAGTGGGTTAAATGCTTTAGAACTGGCACATGACTTGGAAAGTGCTTCTAATGAATCTGGAATTGCTATGGTTGCAGTTCCACAATCTGCAGATATTTATAGAATTAGTGAAGAAACTTCATTACCTCTTTTTGCTCAACACATTGATGCTGTTTCTCCAGGGGGCCATACTGGATCTAATTTAATTAGCACTTTAATTGAAGCTGGAATCAGCGGGTCACTAATTAATCATTCAGAACAAAGAATGAAATTGGCGGATATTGCTGAAGTAGTAAAATTGTGCAGAGAAAATGAAATTGAATCATGTGTTTGTACAAATAATTTAGAAACTTCAAAAGCAGTGGCTACTCTTACTCCGGATGCTGTTGCTGTGGAACCGCCAGAACTCATTGGCACTGGAATTCCAGTATCTCAGGCTCAACCTGAAGTTGTTGAAGATACTGTAAAAGAAGTTAAAGCAATTAATAAGAATGTTAAAGTGTTATGTGGTGCGGGCATTACAACTGGCGAGGATATGAAAGCGGCTATGGATTTAAGTGCTGATGGAGTATTACTTGCATCTGGGATAATTAAAGCGGAAAGTCCAAAAGATGCATTACTTGATTTGGTTAGTAAATTATAG
- a CDS encoding 2-oxoacid:ferredoxin oxidoreductase subunit gamma, with protein MRTEIRIGGFGGQGVILAGIILGKSASLFDEKEAVQTQSYGPEARGGASKCEVVISDTEIDYPKVQNPDILIAMSNEALIKYIVDLKDNGTLIVDPGTTDVEDVREFIDEHNIEVYEAPATKTATDEIGLKIVANIVMVGAIAKITEVISKQAAMKAIEDSVPAGTEEKNIKAFEAGYALV; from the coding sequence ATGAGAACTGAAATTAGAATTGGAGGATTTGGAGGTCAGGGAGTAATTCTTGCAGGCATTATTTTAGGTAAATCTGCAAGCCTATTCGATGAAAAAGAAGCTGTTCAAACCCAATCCTATGGGCCTGAAGCTCGTGGTGGAGCTTCTAAATGCGAAGTTGTTATAAGTGATACAGAAATTGATTATCCTAAAGTTCAAAATCCAGATATTTTAATCGCAATGTCTAATGAGGCTTTAATTAAATATATTGTGGATTTAAAAGATAATGGAACATTAATTGTTGATCCGGGAACAACTGATGTTGAGGATGTTCGCGAGTTCATTGATGAACATAATATTGAAGTTTATGAAGCTCCAGCAACCAAAACAGCTACTGATGAAATTGGTCTTAAAATTGTAGCGAATATTGTTATGGTTGGAGCTATTGCAAAAATTACTGAAGTTATATCTAAACAAGCAGCTATGAAAGCTATTGAAGATAGTGTTCCTGCCGGAACCGAGGAAAAGAATATCAAAGCTTTTGAAGCCGGATATGCTTTAGTATAA
- the thiM gene encoding hydroxyethylthiazole kinase, producing MNNKNDLLNKIDTTLKNIKEKNALTHCITNSVTINDCANAVLAIGGSPFMAEDSEELEEVVTIADVLVINIGKLSKDQIESMNISSKTANKTNTPIILDPVGVGVTELRNKTTLDLIENYEITAIRGNISEIKAIAKLVGVLDESNTAKGVDVNADDIITEKNLKANGDLICTLAKKLNTVILASGPLDILSDGTTTVVIDNGDEMMALITGSGCMLSSIVGSCIGGSNAFDGSLVAILAMNIAGEKAKAKVDEKNEGTGSFRAYLIDYLYKTNSETLVNEANIKIL from the coding sequence ATAAATAACAAAAACGATTTACTTAATAAAATAGATACCACATTGAAAAATATTAAAGAAAAAAATGCATTGACCCATTGTATAACTAATTCAGTTACTATTAATGATTGTGCAAATGCAGTTCTTGCAATTGGCGGATCCCCATTTATGGCAGAAGATAGCGAAGAACTTGAAGAAGTAGTAACAATAGCCGACGTATTAGTGATCAATATTGGAAAATTAAGTAAGGATCAAATTGAATCAATGAATATAAGTTCAAAAACAGCAAATAAAACCAATACTCCAATAATTTTAGACCCCGTAGGGGTTGGAGTAACAGAACTTAGAAACAAAACAACACTTGATTTAATTGAAAACTATGAAATTACTGCAATACGTGGAAATATAAGTGAAATAAAAGCAATAGCTAAATTGGTGGGAGTATTAGATGAAAGCAACACTGCAAAAGGTGTTGATGTTAATGCTGATGACATAATTACTGAAAAAAACTTAAAAGCAAATGGAGATTTAATATGCACACTTGCAAAAAAATTAAATACAGTGATTTTAGCAAGTGGCCCTCTTGATATCTTAAGTGACGGTACAACAACTGTCGTAATTGACAATGGAGATGAAATGATGGCATTGATCACTGGAAGTGGGTGTATGTTATCATCAATTGTTGGAAGTTGCATTGGAGGATCAAATGCCTTTGATGGAAGTCTTGTCGCAATTTTGGCTATGAATATTGCTGGTGAAAAAGCAAAGGCAAAAGTAGATGAAAAAAATGAAGGAACCGGATCATTTAGAGCATATTTAATTGATTATCTCTACAAAACAAACAGTGAAACTTTAGTAAATGAAGCAAATATCAAGATATTATGA
- a CDS encoding DNA-directed RNA polymerase subunit H: MKIDIQDHMLVPKHEIMTDGEISDEFSEVDYDFKDLPKIKSDDPVVKAIGAEPGNILRITRESQTAGVFVTYRIVED; this comes from the coding sequence TTGAAAATTGATATTCAAGACCATATGCTTGTACCAAAGCATGAAATCATGACTGATGGTGAAATTTCAGATGAATTTAGCGAAGTAGATTATGATTTTAAAGATCTTCCTAAAATTAAATCTGATGACCCTGTTGTGAAAGCTATTGGTGCTGAACCTGGAAATATTTTAAGAATAACTCGTGAAAGTCAAACCGCTGGGGTATTTGTAACCTATAGGATTGTAGAAGATTAA
- the thiE gene encoding thiamine phosphate synthase gives MKNLNLSLYLVTDENDDEEKFLKTIEDAINGGVSVVQIREKTKDTLDFYNLALKVKEITAKYNVPLIINDRVDVALAIDADGVHIGQSDMPCDVTRKLVGPNKIVGVSAATIDEAKKAEKDGANYIGTGAVFPTATKDDAPKITKKDLKEIVESINIPVVAIGGITLDNASELTNTGIKGLSVVSAIMSSDNPRESAEKLLNIFNS, from the coding sequence ATGAAAAACCTAAATTTATCACTATACCTTGTCACAGATGAAAACGATGATGAAGAAAAATTCCTAAAAACTATTGAAGATGCAATTAACGGCGGAGTTAGTGTAGTCCAAATTAGAGAAAAAACAAAAGATACCTTAGACTTTTATAATTTAGCCTTAAAAGTTAAAGAGATTACTGCAAAATATAATGTGCCGTTAATTATCAACGATAGAGTTGATGTGGCATTAGCAATTGATGCTGATGGAGTTCATATTGGACAATCAGATATGCCCTGTGATGTTACCCGTAAATTAGTAGGTCCAAATAAAATTGTAGGAGTTTCCGCCGCCACTATTGATGAAGCTAAAAAAGCCGAAAAAGATGGTGCGAATTATATTGGAACTGGAGCAGTATTTCCAACTGCAACAAAAGATGATGCTCCAAAAATAACAAAAAAGGATTTAAAAGAAATTGTAGAATCAATTAATATTCCCGTAGTGGCTATTGGAGGAATAACCTTAGATAATGCTTCTGAACTAACCAATACTGGAATAAAAGGACTATCTGTTGTAAGTGCAATTATGAGCTCTGATAATCCTAGAGAATCTGCAGAAAAACTATTAAATATTTTTAATAGTTAA
- a CDS encoding phosphoglycerate kinase — MVKEFNTIDDFDVENKTVLVRIDINSPVDPGSGIILDDTRLKLHAQTIKELSNKGAKVVLLAHQSRPGKQDFTTLSQHADALSDILNLRVKYIDALFSNSAKEAIKSLKPHEILLLENARFFSEETLSRTPEEQSKSLIIRNLSPLIDYFINDAFAAAHRSQASLVGFTVDTPSAAGRVMEKELTIIQDALDNVEHPCVFLLGGMKPDDSIEVMENVLSNGTADSILTTGIVGNIVLWASGVDIGEVNKKFIINRGYEDMLAKSKELIDRFGNKVKYPVDVACNIGGNRVDIDSAEIPNESIFDIGVKTIEYYAKEIRNAKTIFANGPAGVFEDPDFAMGTEDLVNAIASSEGFSLIGGGHIAAATAGLGCEDQMSHVSSGGGACISMLAGKKLAAVEALKNSKD; from the coding sequence ATGGTTAAAGAATTTAATACGATAGATGATTTTGATGTTGAAAATAAAACAGTCCTTGTGAGAATTGATATTAACTCGCCTGTGGATCCGGGTTCTGGAATTATTTTAGATGATACTAGATTAAAATTACATGCTCAAACTATTAAAGAATTATCAAATAAAGGTGCTAAAGTTGTATTGCTTGCCCATCAGTCACGTCCGGGTAAACAGGATTTCACAACTTTATCTCAACATGCTGATGCTCTATCTGATATTTTAAACTTGAGGGTTAAATATATAGACGCATTGTTTTCAAATTCTGCAAAAGAAGCAATTAAATCTTTAAAACCTCATGAAATTCTTTTACTTGAAAATGCAAGATTTTTTTCTGAAGAAACCCTTTCCAGAACTCCAGAAGAACAATCAAAGTCATTAATCATACGTAATTTATCTCCATTAATTGATTATTTTATAAATGATGCATTTGCAGCAGCTCACCGTTCTCAAGCATCATTGGTTGGTTTTACTGTAGATACTCCTTCTGCAGCAGGCAGGGTCATGGAAAAAGAATTAACTATAATTCAGGATGCCCTTGATAATGTCGAACATCCCTGTGTGTTCTTATTGGGCGGAATGAAACCTGATGATTCCATTGAAGTTATGGAAAATGTTTTAAGCAATGGAACTGCTGATTCAATTTTAACAACAGGTATTGTTGGAAACATTGTTTTGTGGGCATCAGGTGTAGATATTGGTGAAGTTAATAAAAAATTTATTATAAATAGGGGATATGAGGATATGCTCGCTAAATCAAAAGAGTTGATTGATAGATTTGGCAATAAGGTAAAATATCCTGTTGATGTTGCATGCAATATTGGTGGAAATAGGGTAGATATTGATTCTGCCGAAATTCCAAATGAATCCATATTTGATATTGGTGTTAAAACAATTGAGTATTATGCTAAAGAAATAAGAAATGCTAAAACTATATTTGCTAATGGTCCTGCAGGAGTATTTGAAGATCCTGATTTTGCAATGGGTACCGAAGATTTAGTTAATGCTATTGCATCTTCAGAAGGTTTTTCACTTATCGGTGGAGGGCATATTGCAGCCGCTACTGCCGGACTGGGTTGTGAAGATCAAATGAGCCATGTAAGCAGTGGTGGCGGAGCTTGTATTAGCATGTTGGCAGGTAAAAAATTAGCTGCTGTTGAAGCTCTAAAAAATAGTAAAGATTAA
- the sucC gene encoding ADP-forming succinate--CoA ligase subunit beta — translation MKFFENVAKQIFNQEGIPVLEGHVAYSPEEAMSIYSEMNVPVVIKAQVLTGGRGKVGGVKFANNPGEALKVADEVLGMEIKGEKVKHLLIEERAVIFNEYFVTVSIDRGARRPVILASKEGGIEIENLAKNHPEKIIKYYPDPLLEFLPYEAREIARQMGVESNLISQLGDIIWKLYNVFDKYDADTAEINPLVLTPDGLIAADAKLVVENDSLYRHQDLVERLHYKKKAVDFVQLDGNIAVIGNGAGLTLTAMDMIKLNGGEPATFLDIGGGASEQIINQALNIVLNYHPVKVVFLNVLGGITKADDVARGVIKALENVERKVPIVIRLTGTNEEEGQRILEEAGISYEISMEKAAKKAVDICNELKQETS, via the coding sequence ATGAAATTTTTTGAAAATGTAGCAAAACAAATTTTTAATCAGGAAGGCATTCCTGTTCTGGAAGGCCATGTTGCTTATTCTCCTGAAGAGGCAATGTCGATTTATTCGGAAATGAATGTTCCAGTTGTTATAAAGGCACAAGTTTTAACTGGAGGTAGAGGTAAAGTTGGTGGAGTCAAATTCGCTAATAATCCAGGTGAAGCTTTAAAAGTTGCTGATGAAGTTTTAGGAATGGAAATTAAAGGTGAAAAGGTAAAGCATCTTTTAATAGAGGAAAGAGCTGTAATATTCAATGAATATTTTGTAACTGTATCTATTGATAGGGGCGCTAGAAGGCCGGTTATTTTAGCAAGTAAAGAAGGCGGGATTGAGATTGAAAACCTAGCCAAAAACCATCCTGAAAAAATTATCAAATATTATCCGGATCCTTTGCTTGAATTCTTGCCTTATGAAGCACGTGAAATTGCACGTCAGATGGGTGTTGAATCAAATTTAATCTCTCAGCTGGGAGATATTATTTGGAAACTGTATAATGTATTTGATAAATATGATGCGGATACCGCTGAGATTAATCCATTGGTATTGACTCCTGATGGTTTAATAGCTGCCGATGCTAAGTTAGTTGTTGAAAACGATTCTTTATACAGGCATCAGGATTTGGTTGAAAGGTTACATTATAAAAAAAAGGCCGTTGATTTTGTCCAGCTAGACGGCAATATTGCGGTAATAGGTAATGGTGCAGGTTTAACATTAACTGCCATGGACATGATTAAGCTTAATGGAGGGGAACCAGCAACATTTTTAGATATTGGTGGTGGAGCATCAGAACAGATTATCAATCAAGCTTTAAACATAGTTTTAAATTATCATCCAGTTAAAGTGGTCTTTTTAAATGTTTTAGGAGGCATTACTAAAGCGGATGATGTTGCTCGTGGTGTAATTAAAGCTTTAGAAAATGTTGAACGTAAAGTGCCAATTGTCATTAGATTGACTGGGACTAATGAAGAGGAAGGCCAAAGGATTTTGGAAGAAGCTGGAATTTCCTATGAAATCTCTATGGAAAAAGCAGCCAAAAAAGCAGTTGATATTTGCAATGAATTAAAACAAGAAACAAGTTAA
- the twy1 gene encoding 4-demethylwyosine synthase TYW1 produces the protein MSFDKSQIEKLEKSGYRFVGRHGHTAVKTCHWTRQSIVDKGVCYKEKFYGIQSHRCLQMSPAVPNCQQECEFCWRDLTYTQTTWEDDDYDEPKVIVDEAIKAQNNLLCGFYGNDKANKKKLEELKKPTNAAISLAGEPTLYPKIDELIGEFNRRDFTTFVVSNGQCVDRLRNLENDPYQLYLSLDAPNEKTFNDVCRPRINGAWSNLNESLETLSSFDSRTCIRNTCVKGKNMENPEDYGKLIKKADPDYVEVKAYMCVGSSRDRLTLDNMPTFDEVKNFASKLVDACGKEIVNESEISRVVLLE, from the coding sequence ATGTCATTTGATAAAAGCCAAATAGAAAAATTAGAAAAAAGTGGATATCGCTTTGTGGGTAGACATGGTCATACCGCAGTTAAAACATGCCACTGGACCCGTCAAAGTATAGTTGATAAAGGAGTTTGTTATAAAGAAAAATTCTATGGAATTCAATCTCATAGATGCCTCCAGATGTCTCCTGCTGTACCAAACTGTCAACAAGAATGTGAATTTTGCTGGAGGGATTTAACCTATACCCAAACGACTTGGGAAGATGATGACTATGATGAACCAAAAGTCATAGTGGATGAGGCAATTAAAGCTCAAAATAATTTATTATGCGGTTTTTATGGAAATGACAAGGCAAATAAGAAAAAATTAGAAGAACTTAAAAAACCAACTAATGCTGCAATATCCCTTGCAGGAGAACCTACGCTTTATCCTAAAATTGATGAACTAATAGGCGAATTTAATCGTCGTGATTTTACAACATTTGTTGTAAGCAATGGCCAATGTGTAGACCGATTAAGAAATCTAGAAAATGATCCATACCAACTATACCTTTCATTAGATGCACCTAATGAGAAAACATTTAATGATGTATGTCGGCCTAGAATAAATGGTGCTTGGAGCAATTTAAATGAATCACTTGAAACATTATCTAGTTTTGACTCCCGTACATGTATAAGAAATACATGTGTTAAAGGAAAAAATATGGAAAACCCTGAAGATTATGGGAAATTAATAAAAAAAGCTGATCCTGATTATGTGGAAGTGAAAGCATATATGTGTGTCGGCTCATCACGTGACCGTTTAACTTTAGACAATATGCCGACATTTGATGAAGTCAAAAATTTTGCTTCTAAGCTAGTGGATGCTTGTGGCAAAGAAATAGTAAATGAATCTGAAATTAGTCGAGTTGTACTGCTCGAATAA